GAATATCCATTGCAAGTGTCGGTGGAGTAGGGATTGCTGCTGTTACTATCTGGAAATGGCCTAAAATGATGTCATTTCTAATCGCTCGCATGTAATGTACTCTTCTATCTGCCAAGAGGCAGAACTGGGACCATTAGacactcccctctagactattctcttgttggtatactggagTGCTAGGGAGTTTTTAACCTTAACTCTTGGTCTACAAAATTACTCAttttgttataaaggtaCATGTCTTGAGAGTGCTTCCATCCCTTGATTATTCTTTCTATTTCTGCTATTGGTCTTGGTGGGCGTATAATCTGTAGAACCTCCAGTCCATCACCCATTTTGTATGGAGAATGAGCTATGACTCCTCTTGGTCAGCTACAACAACCCCTGCATGCACTCACAAAATGACCCATTCACCAAAGATTTTGTCCTGGATAATCCTCCCAAGAAGTCCCTTGTCATTCTCTATCCCAAAATGCACATTTCTCATCATTCTGGTGATGCCAAACGGGGAGGTCATGGACCCAAAACCCGTTGGCAGGCTGCATGCAGTTTGGGGATTTTCTCACCTCAGCCTGCCATTTAGGGCCTCGCTGACTTCTTCATTCAGTTTACTCTTTAATAATAATGGGTACGAGTGATTTGGAGCAGGTGGTTCTGGAGCAAAAGCGACTTTTGgaggaaaaggataaactcaTTTCATCTCTTTGTTCAGCCCTTGCGGATGCGTACGCCAGTCGCTATTCTCATCTTCCATCAGATTGtaagtttgttttttctccatctttaaacTCCTTCAGCCGAGCCCAGCGACCACGAGGACATCTTTAGGCCCCCAAAGAGACTGGTTGGACCATTCCACAAGACATTCCTTTTTAGCTTTTATCAACACTAGAGGACAATTATAGTAGTAAAGATGATGTCCATGATGGTAAGGGTCATCACTACCGTAAACAGCGCTTTATTAGGACCGGAAGCCACgagaaaaggaaatgaCCAAAGGGAAGACTGCATGTTGGTATGTTGAATGGCCTAAAATTGTGTATAAATCAGTGTCTATTCCCGCTAGTCGATTCTCTGCACGGTTCATTCTCTCCAAGAGTATTCAAGCTAAAGTGCGGTACGCAATGTCATCTGTGGCTCCATAAAAATACCTTTGCAGACCACACATTCCACCTACTTTGCCTATTTGAAACGATTCAAAGAAGGGAGTGCAGAAAGGTTTGTTCTTTTGTCCCAAACATTTGTTCACTATTAAATGATAAACTGTCCATTAAGGAGCAAAATAGGTCTGCGGAGAGTGTTGGAAGGAAattgaggaggaagaacaaaggataatttttaaagaagccaagaaggaaaagaaggaaatCGCAAGCTATAGCCATAGTCTGGCTGGCGAAATTTTGGAGTATAACGTCTCATCAGATTAGTTCACGTGAGAATGCCACCCTCAAACTTTAAACATTACATTATTGGCAGTGTGTATTATAGTCGTGTGAACGAGACCTAAACATGCATGTCAGTGATGAAAAAATAGTGAGAAAAACAAATCTGCGATAAGTTTATTATAGACATCTAATCTGTGCCACTTAGTAGTTGGTCTATTTCTTCCATGAGTTTATCAACTTCAACGAGACCGACTATTCTCTTTGCTTCTTGACCTCTTGTAAAGAGAACAAGGGTAGGAAGGGCAGTAACCTTGTACTTTGAAGCATAGTCTGCTTTCTTGTCAACATCGACCTTGTGAATCTTTAGCTTATCGTCGCGGTAAGTCTCCTTTATGGCCTCAAGGTGGTGAGCCATTACATTGCAGGGACGGCACCTATAAGTTGGTTAGAGTAAAACTGGTGATGTATATGCAATGGAGCAGAGAGAAAATATATACAGGTGTAATGGGTGTAGGAGTAATGCGCTTATGCGGATGAAATTTGTGACTATCAGCAGACTTGTACCAGCAGTTGTCAAAGCCCTTGCAGTAGTAACCATTAGACGAGGTTCCTTATAGTCACAAATTTCACCTGCTTATTTTGAAATAGCTCCCTTTAGTCGCCTAGtctctcattcttcgggacatttCGCTCATTCTCAGACCGCTTGAGAGCTGTACAGGGTTCCATCTTGCCATTGTTGCATTATATGACGAAATGTCAGGCATAGAGCCATGACTCCTAGTCTTTCTGCCGCAAGAATGTGGAGAATAGACAGAGTATAGAAGCCTGTCTACTCCTCCATAAACTCCctcatccatccttattcTGGAGGCTCCAGTCAGTCGCTTACGCTCCTATATTGCCGTtccattatacaactcgatgTTTGGCATCTCGTATGACTCCTCTAGTTACTTCACtccttccatagtgacaaagtaactcattcatctattcttctagggactccctttggtcgtaCTCAGCTCCGCTGgtagaatgagaatctctaaagagtctactagAGTGAGAACAGGTGACCAttcaggctcctatactttGTGTACTAGCCATTTCACCTCTATTCACATCActcatagagtcttcattactcttctttaagctcccgcTGGTCGctaaactccctagtctctgacgtcggtaggtcacctgtttcagtactccttacagtcgtactgataatcctactggcaggaagagctcctgttagtcgcttagtctctcattcttcgggacatttCGCTACGCTCAAGACAGCATTCAACTTACCATGTAGCATAAAAGTCGACAAGTAGTACACCATTCGAGGTCTTGTTTTCTTCCAGGAGCTCCTCTAGTGAAGGCTCCGCTGGTTCATCGCCtccaaaaatgaaaaaCTTGCGGTCATTGCGATTCCCTTTAGGGTCATCAAAGTAGTCGGATCTCAGAGCTCCTCTCTGGTTTATAAACGAGTAGCTTGTTGGAGATTGCACCATCTTTGGCTCTTGCTCCTTGACACTCGAAACTATTGCGGATTCCTAAGGCAAAGTGTGCAATTACAAGgtagatgaagaatagacaaaccttAAGAGTATCAGAATCTTCGGGGTTGACAGAATCCTCCCTTGGCGTCTCCAAGTCCTTGGATTCGTTTTCCTGGGCTACACCGCAAGTTCCCATGTATGGAATCCCATGTGGTTTCACTTCAAATTCAGATTCCAAATGGTAAATGAATGATGGAAGGAAGGAGACGGACGCGGAATCCACACTTTTGGACTCGTCGTCTAAACAAGAGCAATCGGCGATTAAGCCTACAAAAAGAAGGAGACAAATGGATTCCACACGCATTTTGTGATTCTCAGAGTCTAAAACTGCCGGTATGAAACGCAAAGTGTGTCCCGACAAAGCGTGGTGACCAGGCGACCGCGGGGAGCCCATGGGAgacaggggtacctagaagaatgtggTACAGGGGAAAAATGTTACAAGGGTACCTGGAAGACTGTCTAGGAggaaaggtacctagaacaTTGACGGAAGAATACTGAAAACAGAATATTCCTAAAGATGTATAGATAGTGTGATAGAAATAGTGATGTACCAGAGGCACATGTGAGTTTACCAACTGGTAGATTTGCTGCATTGAATGTGTGTAAATCCATGGGATGTGTATAGCCGCTGGATGATCATTGCAGAATTAAAACGCTTTCTTAGGACTTGGGTTCAGGTCTAAGAGTATATTGCGATTCGATAGTAGAGTCTTGTTCTGTAACTTTTATAGACTCTAGAGCGGTATTGATGGAGTCCTGGGAATTCGTTTGCACTTTGGTAGCTGGATCAGAAATCTTTACGGTCGAAATTCCAGTCATCTCCTCTATCTTCTTATCATAGTCCTCCTTCTTGATCTCCTTCCATTCAGTATcagtcttctcaaagtaaTTGTGCCTCGTTGAACTATTCTCCACAACCACTGTCTCAAGTAGTTCCTTATCTCcatgtttataaataataCAGTAACGACAATAGTAGCGGTGTCCATCAAAGCTTGGCTTATTTCCCGCTGTATACACAGAGCCTGAATGTGTCCAAACGTACTTTccaccatcctttacgGTGATGGCTGTATATTCAGCCTTTGGATAAAAGTGTTTAGTGGTAACACCCAGGAGATCTACTTCAAAGATGGTACATTCTGTAGTCTCAGTAGTTGATGCAAGGTCAAGCTCAAAATTAGCCTTCCATGTTCCAATTTTTCTtaaatttgcgattttcCCGTGATAGTTATTGCACGGTatccatttaccatctttaaGTTCAAGATATGTTATATTCATAGTGGTAGAGACTGTTGTTACGATAAGAATGAGCTCAGGTTCATTACTCTCATTCAAGTAAGCTCTGACATGATCAACCTTTTCTCCAGATGGTagagtccatagagtctcacTTCCTCTAACGATCTTTGCAACTGCTACATCCTTCTTGGGAACAGTGAGCTTTATTGAAGTGGCATAAAAGAGGTGATAGAAGCAGTCACACTGTTCTCTGTCTGGATTATTTATATCAATGGTGCCAGGGGGAGAAGTGACGTTCTCTGAAGCTTTCTTCTTGAGCTTCTCCAAGAGCTTTTCATGATCTTCTTCCCTTACTACCTCCCATCCATCATCCTGCACGCTATAACATCTCCAAGGTTTTGTTCCATCAgcctttacaaagtttacaaCTACTGATGCAGGggattctccatcatagtAGATCATTACCTTTTGACCATGCTCCTTATCCAGACCCTTCCATAATTCCACTCctccatccataacagAGGATATGAGGacaccatcctttggagtaacAGTCTTTAGAGGTACTCCTCCGGAAAATGATTCCTCAATGGAGAAGACATTGCCGTCTACATCAGCGACATCGAGTTTGACTGTCTTCGTTTCAGCAACAACGGGTGTAGATTCGACCAGTCCACTCTGCACAGCATTTACATTTGCATTCCCGCCAATTAAAGATCTACAAATGCATTGTCCAGCAAGGAAGGCAACGTATAGTAAagagaagagtctcatCTCTCTTAACTACTGCCCTCTCAAGAAACCAAGTGATTATTAGAAACTACAAGAGACTTTCCCTTTTATATTCCCTTCATGAAACAACTACTGGATGcaaggaagaggaagaagaatagacaatcATGCAGACCCCATTGCTgccaggaagaagagaatagaatAGTGACCATACGTACGAAGAATGGAAAGTAGTGAATTAAATAATACGCCATTTATTCCTTCCATCTCATACTATTCACCTACAACCTATAAACTGGGCATTTATGCGCCCATTCCTCTTTAATCCACCATGTCTAAACACGAAATTTGTTTTAGAATTTATTAAAACTTGCAGTCCAATAGTCTTAAGAATGGGttttatggatggagaaaTACCTGTAATTGTGTCTATGGTATATGGGTGTTTTAAGACGTAAAACTGTAGTCTGTTCCTATTTAGTGAAGAAGCTAGTCAGGTCCTTTTCACCGGGCTCCCTAATGGCTTCCTATAAGCTACCCTAATTACTCCTCATGGGCTCTTTTAGGCTCAATTATTCGCTCATCCAATGCTCTGCATATCTCCACTAGTATTTGCACGATTctaaaatcttccaaaagttttgaAAGTCCTCTTCCATTGCTGTTTTGCGGTTTTTAGAGAGAGTACAACTGGGTTATAAAATCCTGGCCTCTTATTAACATTCTGTTGAAACCAGCAGTAGAGAGCACCAGCGCCCATTCCCATCAAATGTGCAGCCCATGCAATTCCTCTACTCCCTCCAGTCATCAAAAAGTAGACATTTGTAGCAACAAACAGTTGACAAACCTGCAAAATACTCAAGTTTAAGCCTGGAAGTGGGAAAACCGTCCTAAAAAAGCTGTTTGGGAAAGTTGCTGCCAAGAGATATGTGAGCCCTGAAATCGCTCCTGAAGCGCCTAAAACTGGAGTGCGATAAAAGTAAACATGTCCAAAGCTTGAAACTATGGAGGAAAGTACCATtacattaaaaatgtcGTTTGTAGTCACTCGTCCATACTTTTTCCCCTTTTGAGTCGTTTCGTTTGTTCCccaaaatgatgaaaaaatgTTACTTATAAACTCGTCCAGAGTTGAACTCACGCCTCTGCTGCGATGCACGCTCATGTTATTGTGAAACGTGTTCATCAACTGATGGAACATCATGAAATTTAACCCAATGTGAAGCAATGATGTATGGCTTATCGCTAAATATTTGTGTAATTGGTATATATGGATTTACATGCACGAGAATGGgtaaatggagaatgtagATGTAGAAGAGTAAGCGAGAGCATAGCAGAGATCAGGTGTAGTAGCTAGATACAGCGGGTAATGAGAAGAATGGTATGAAGTAATGATGATCATAAATGCTGCAAAAGGTGTATATCGTCCTAATAATTCCTTGAGTGTACTCTCCCTGTCCTAGTGAAGGCCCATGAAAATCCTTTGTCCTCGGTGTTAAAGTTTATCTACAGGTTTTATCGGGGTGTTTCCGTTCATTTGGGAGTAAAAGTCCATATACAGTTAGGTTGTAGGACCAATCACTTAGTCTCCATACTAGAgcatctccatagactcctaaatctgtctaacccaagggtctcctttatagcgattataagCCCACCagccaaatccagtaagagagCCAGATACAACACCAACTCCAGTCAAGACAGTAGGGATAGATTTTTCATGAGAAGTCCAAAAAGAGCCTCCATGAGAAGGTCCAGGACCAGGAGAGCCACCTCCAGATTGAGCAGAAGCAGTAGAATCAGAAGTTTCAGCAGAAGGAAGATCAGCAGCAATAGGAGGAGATCCTCCATCACCAACTCCAGATTGTTGAGTAGAAGGAACAGATTGATTAGGAGTAACTCCAGTATCAGATGGACCAGAAGAGCCAGCAACTTGTAGTTTAGGTGAGAGTTGAGCAGAGAGTTCTTGGTCAATATCAAGTTCGGGATAAGTAAGAACATCACCTAGAACAGCAGAAACTCCACCATTATGTGTATTAAATAGTCCATACGTACCATCAGAAAGTttgaatttaaaatctgTAGCTCCACTGAGTACATGAGTATCACCAAGTTTGTAGTATTGTACTCCGGTACCAGTTACATCTTGAGTATTATCATTTATGTCAGGTAAGTCATCAAGAGGTCGTTGAGGATCAATGTGATgtttattatcatcatcttgtTCTCTAGATAGAGAAGTATCAGTATTATCCTCTTCACCAGGGATTTCCTCGGCTCCAGGATATATTCGTTCTCCAGCATCTTCAGTAATAATAAATTCTCCACCGGaataaatatatttattattttcttcTATAGAATGCGAATTAGAACCACCTATAAATTTGAGAGGAGCACTAGACCTATCAACTTGTTCTTCAGGCAAGTATTTT
This region of Theileria equi strain WA chromosome 1, complete sequence genomic DNA includes:
- a CDS encoding hypothetical protein (encoded by transcript BEWA_029170A), yielding MLNGLKLCINQCLFPLVDSLHGSFSPRVFKLKCDHTFHLLCLFETIQRRECRKVCGECWKEIEEEEQRIIFKEAKKEKKEIASYSHSLAGEILEYNVSSD
- a CDS encoding thioredoxin, putative (encoded by transcript BEWA_029180A) is translated as MRVESICLLLFVGLIADCSCLDDESKSVDSASVSFLPSFIYHLESEFEVKPHGIPYMGTCGVAQENESKDLETPREDSVNPEDSDTLKESAIVSSVKEQEPKMVQSPTSYSFINQRGALRSDYFDDPKGNRNDRKFFIFGGDEPAEPSLEELLEENKTSNGVLLVDFYATWCRPCNVMAHHLEAIKETYRDDKLKIHKVDVDKKADYASKYKVTALPTLVLFTRGQEAKRIVGLVEVDKLMEEIDQLLSGTD
- a CDS encoding signal peptide-containing protein (encoded by transcript BEWA_029190A), with amino-acid sequence MRLFSLLYVAFLAGQCICRSLIGGNANVNAVQSGLVESTPVVAETKTVKLDVADVDGNVFSIEESFSGGVPLKTVTPKDGVLISSVMDGGVELWKGLDKEHGQKVMIYYDGESPASVVVNFVKADGTKPWRCYSVQDDGWEVVREEDHEKLLEKLKKKASENVTSPPGTIDINNPDREQCDCFYHLFYATSIKLTVPKKDVAVAKIVRGSETLWTLPSGEKVDHVRAYLNESNEPELILIVTTVSTTMNITYLELKDGKWIPCNNYHGKIANLRKIGTWKANFELDLASTTETTECTIFEVDLLGVTTKHFYPKAEYTAITVKDGGKYVWTHSGSVYTAGNKPSFDGHRYYCRYCIIYKHGDKELLETVVVENSSTRHNYFEKTDTEWKEIKKEDYDKKIEEMTGISTVKISDPATKVQTNSQDSINTALESIKVTEQDSTIESQYTLRPEPKS
- a CDS encoding hypothetical protein (encoded by transcript BEWA_029200A); amino-acid sequence: MSVHRSRGVSSTLDEFISNIFSSFWGTNETTQKGKKYGRVTTNDIFNVMVLSSIVSSFGHVYFYRTPVLGASGAISGLTYLLAATFPNSFFRTVFPLPGLNLSILQVCQLFVATNVYFLMTGGSRGIAWAAHLMGMGAGALYCWFQQNVNKRPGFYNPVVLSLKTAKQQWKRTFKTFGRF